A stretch of Verrucomicrobiota bacterium DNA encodes these proteins:
- a CDS encoding polysaccharide deacetylase family protein has product MDPSLVVSIHDVSTVTRERVVEMLKDLKTVGVTVTSLLVIPDHHHKGRINADPTFVEWLREVAGQGHEAVQHGFYHLRQTKQGEGLATKIITRSYTAGEGEFHDLSREEATALLLQGKEALEACGITPVGFIAPAWLLGKEAELAVRNMGFDYTTRIGEVIDCKDDCKEGRSFRARSMVYSVRAPWRRGVSLLWNELLAKRLKSAPLLRIGLHPPDWDHQSIRDHAIACIKRAVEKRQVTTYARWLDQWRGSGH; this is encoded by the coding sequence TTGGATCCATCACTGGTGGTTTCGATTCATGATGTCTCTACCGTGACCCGGGAACGGGTTGTCGAGATGCTTAAGGATCTTAAGACTGTGGGGGTGACTGTGACTTCACTACTTGTGATTCCGGACCATCATCACAAGGGCAGGATCAATGCGGATCCAACGTTCGTGGAGTGGCTTCGTGAAGTCGCTGGACAGGGACATGAAGCAGTACAGCATGGATTTTATCATCTGAGGCAGACGAAACAGGGCGAGGGTCTGGCGACTAAAATAATCACCCGTTCCTATACCGCGGGGGAGGGGGAGTTCCATGACCTGTCAAGGGAAGAGGCCACCGCACTGCTCCTTCAAGGTAAAGAGGCGCTTGAGGCATGTGGCATCACGCCTGTGGGCTTCATCGCCCCTGCCTGGCTACTTGGAAAAGAAGCCGAGTTAGCAGTCAGAAATATGGGATTCGACTACACGACCCGGATTGGTGAGGTTATTGACTGCAAGGATGACTGCAAAGAAGGACGATCATTCCGCGCCCGCAGCATGGTCTATAGTGTGAGAGCTCCGTGGCGCCGGGGAGTCAGTCTTCTCTGGAATGAGTTGCTTGCTAAGCGTCTAAAGTCGGCACCCCTGCTTCGGATAGGGCTTCATCCCCCCGACTGGGATCATCAGTCGATCCGCGACCATGCGATTGCCTGTATCAAGAGGGCTGTCGAGAAACGCCAGGTCACAACTTACGCAAGATGGCTCGACCAATGGCGCGGTAGCGGACATTAA